In Mucilaginibacter sp. KACC 22063, the genomic stretch ACTTGGCATTGATGTTGAATGAGGTACTGGATCAGTTGCAAAACAGCATGAAAAATGCAAAGTCGGGCAAAAAGGGTAAGCAAAATATGCAACAGTTGAGTCAGATGCAGCAGCAGTTGAACAACAATATGCAAAAGATGCGCAACCAGATGCAACAACAAGGTAACCAGGGGCAATCACAGCATCAAAGCTTAAGCGAACAGTTTGCGCGTATGGCCCGGCAGCAGCAGCAGATCAGGCAGGAAATTGAAAAATACAGCCGCGAATCAACAAAAGATGGCAACCAGGGACCGGGTAATTTGGATAAAATTGCCAAACAAATGGAACAAACGGAAAACGATCTCGTAAACAGACGAATAACTGAAGAATCTTTAAAAAGACAGCAGCAAATACAGACCAGGTTACTGGAAGCTGAAAAAGCTGAACAGGAGAGAGAACAAGATAAACAGCGTTTAAGCCAGGCTGGTAAAGATATGCCTCCCGGTTATATTAAAGCGCTACAAAAGTACGAGCAGCAAAAAAATAAACAGACGGAACAAATAAAAACAATTTCGCCTGAGCTAAATTTGTACTACAAACAAAAAGTAAAGAATTATTTTGACCAACTTAATGGTAAGTGATATGCAGGAGGCCAATATTCAGGACACTAAACTATATACTTTACAGCTTGCATCGAAGCCTGAAAGTGTTGTAGAAGTGGAGAATTTAATTGAAGATATAGCAGATACTTATGGTATAAGCGAAGATACCTTTGCCAACATGATGACCTGTTTGCATGAAGTGGTTATAAATGCCATAGTACATGGCAACAAGCTCGACGAACACAAAAAAGTAATTGTAAACGCCGAGGTTGATCAGAAACGTATCATCTGGAACGTAGCCGACGAAGGCGAAGGTTTTGATTACAACAGCCTGCCTGATCCTACCGCTGCAGAAAACCTGGAAAGCCTTACCGGCCGCGGGGTTTTTATTGTAAAACATTTAGCCGATCAATGCATATTTAATGCCTCTGGTAATGAGGTTGAACTACATTTTAAAATCTGATGCCTTCTATCAACTTCTTTCAGGAAGATGTTAATTTTAAACTTTCAGGTAAATTGAAGCTAAAGCAATGGATAAAGGATACTATTGCTGCCGAGGGCTATAAACTTGATGAATTAAATTACATCTTCTGCTCTGACGAATATTTGCTGGGTATCAACCAGCAATACCTTGACCATGATACTTATACAGATATCATCACCTTTGATAATTCTGAAACACCGAAATTAATTACCGGTGATATTTTTATTTCCATTGAGCGTATACGTGAAAATGCAGAAAAATTTAGTGTTTCTGTTAACCGCGAATTGCAGCGTGTGGTGATACATGGCGCTTTGCATCTGCTTGGTTATAAGGATAAAAAGCCTGCCGAGAAAAAGCTGATGACTGAAAAAGAAGACTTTTACCTGATGAAAGTAAGCGAATAAATACATTACATTTGTTTCACTAACTAAACATTAAATCAATGAAATTACTGGCATTAGTATGGGCTTTCCTTTTTTTGGCTGCCCCAACATCAGTTTATCAGTTTAAATTAAAAAGCATCGATGGCGACAAGCTATCATTAGCAAAGTACCGCGGTAAAAAGATCCTTATTGTAAATACGGCTTCAAAATGCGGCTTTACCAAGCAGTACAAAGACCTTGAAGCATTATCAGAAAAGTATAAAGACAAATTAGTTGTAGTAGGTTTCCCTGCAAATAATTTTGGCGGACAAGAGCCTGGTACCAATCAGGACATCAAAACCTTTTGCCATGATAACTTTAACGTAAGTTTCCCGATGAGCGGTAAGGTAAGCGTATTAGGCTTAGATATTGATCCTTTATTCCAGTATCTTACTACTGCCCCTAACCCTGATTTTACAGGCGATATCAAATGGAACTTTGAGAAATTCCTGATCGATGAAAACGGCAAGCTAATTCACCGTTACCGTTCGCAGGTAACACCGCTTGATCCAAAGATCACCAGCGAAATAGAAAAATAACAAGAAAGCCCCATCAGGGGCTTTTCTTTTATCTATTGGTTTTTCTTCGCTTCTTTTTCCCGTTGCTTTTGAACTTTTTTTAACGAGTCCTGCATGCGTTTAATAGAGTCCTGCTTACGCTTTTGCTTTTTCTTAAAGAAACCTCTCAACAAGAAATTGCTTTGAGCAGCCTTTAAATCTTCATGCAAGGTTTGTGTGCTTGCGTTCACGTTCTTTACGGTCGTTTTAGCCGAAGCCACTGTACTTTCAAGGTCCTTTGCCATTTTATCGCTGTGTAATAAACGACCTAATGTCCCTTTGCCTTTGTTAACGTCTTCAAAAATACCGCTTAAGCTTGTGGTTATCTTTTCAGCATTGTCTGCAACACGGGTAAGCTTGCCAATAATCTTGTCTACATCTACCGGGTTAACTGCAGCCAGCTTACCATTGTTTTCGATCTGCTCCTGGCTGGTAATGCCTCCCGGGCTAATAACAACCAGCTTATCGCCCATCAGACCATCGCTGCCTATGCTTACCTTGCAATCCTTTTTTATAAATTTATGAACGTTGTTATTCAACGAGAGTACCACTTGTACGGTACTGTCTGATACAATATCAATATCCTGAACCACGCCTACATTTATACCCGCAAAACGTACATTATTACCTACCATTAATCCATTTACGTTTTTAAATGTACTCACTACCCTGAAAGTAGAGCTGAACATGCTTTTCTGATTTCCAATCAGGAAAATGGCGAGGAAAAGTATGGCGAGGCCTATCACGGTAAATAAGCCTATTTTTATTTTCTGTGAGTTTGTAGTTCTCATATCAATTATTAAAAAAGGATTTTACAAATTCGTCATTGCTTTTTTGCAGTTCTTCAAATGTGCCTTGGGCTATATATGTACCATCATTCATAATTACTACCTTATCTGCTACAATCCGGGCACAATCCATATCGTGCGTAATGATGATGGATGATGTTTTATATTTCTTCTGCATTTGCAGTATCAGTTCACTGATCTCTCGTGATGTTATCGGATCAAGTCCTGTAGTAGGCTCATCATAAAGCATAATATCAGGCTTTACAATCAGCGTACGGGCTAAACCGATACGCTTACGCATCCCGCCTGACAGGTCTGATGGCATTTGATCGCCTGCATCGGGTAGACCTACGCCATCTAACACCTCTTCTATCCGTTTATCAATTTCGCTCTGGTCTTTTAATTTTAAAACCCGTGTTAACGGAAACTCCAGGTTTTCGCGCACCGTCATGGAATCAAACAAGGCAGCTCCCTGGAAAAGGAAACCTATTTTAGTACGCAATTCTTTAAGCTCATCATCATTTAATTCGCCTACTTCTTTTCCAAATACTTTAACTGAGCCATCATCTGGCTGCAATAAGCCTACAATACATTGTATGGTAACAGATTTACCCTGGCCCGATCTGCCTAAAAC encodes the following:
- a CDS encoding ATP-binding protein, producing the protein MTNLMVSDMQEANIQDTKLYTLQLASKPESVVEVENLIEDIADTYGISEDTFANMMTCLHEVVINAIVHGNKLDEHKKVIVNAEVDQKRIIWNVADEGEGFDYNSLPDPTAAENLESLTGRGVFIVKHLADQCIFNASGNEVELHFKI
- the ybeY gene encoding rRNA maturation RNase YbeY translates to MPSINFFQEDVNFKLSGKLKLKQWIKDTIAAEGYKLDELNYIFCSDEYLLGINQQYLDHDTYTDIITFDNSETPKLITGDIFISIERIRENAEKFSVSVNRELQRVVIHGALHLLGYKDKKPAEKKLMTEKEDFYLMKVSE
- a CDS encoding glutathione peroxidase, with amino-acid sequence MKLLALVWAFLFLAAPTSVYQFKLKSIDGDKLSLAKYRGKKILIVNTASKCGFTKQYKDLEALSEKYKDKLVVVGFPANNFGGQEPGTNQDIKTFCHDNFNVSFPMSGKVSVLGLDIDPLFQYLTTAPNPDFTGDIKWNFEKFLIDENGKLIHRYRSQVTPLDPKITSEIEK
- a CDS encoding MlaD family protein, coding for MRTTNSQKIKIGLFTVIGLAILFLAIFLIGNQKSMFSSTFRVVSTFKNVNGLMVGNNVRFAGINVGVVQDIDIVSDSTVQVVLSLNNNVHKFIKKDCKVSIGSDGLMGDKLVVISPGGITSQEQIENNGKLAAVNPVDVDKIIGKLTRVADNAEKITTSLSGIFEDVNKGKGTLGRLLHSDKMAKDLESTVASAKTTVKNVNASTQTLHEDLKAAQSNFLLRGFFKKKQKRKQDSIKRMQDSLKKVQKQREKEAKKNQ
- a CDS encoding ABC transporter ATP-binding protein; this encodes MAEVKEQTISDAGNVSSGPVIEIKGLKKGFDDNEVLKDINLTVDKGENVVVLGRSGQGKSVTIQCIVGLLQPDDGSVKVFGKEVGELNDDELKELRTKIGFLFQGAALFDSMTVRENLEFPLTRVLKLKDQSEIDKRIEEVLDGVGLPDAGDQMPSDLSGGMRKRIGLARTLIVKPDIMLYDEPTTGLDPITSREISELILQMQKKYKTSSIIITHDMDCARIVADKVVIMNDGTYIAQGTFEELQKSNDEFVKSFFNN